The following coding sequences lie in one Arachis ipaensis cultivar K30076 chromosome B03, Araip1.1, whole genome shotgun sequence genomic window:
- the LOC107633176 gene encoding uncharacterized protein LOC107633176: MTEPSSAAEPSTPPTAPAPIPRLQTPYELGWKIIQLLYHFEKCNAHRFQWIVARFKGKDPGPPPPNTPEPEAETEELAPEEPAAKAGQAVEPPEQTPAKPTVEYAVVQRVEELVAGVEQIVEMAAEPADQAVDEPAAETTIETS; the protein is encoded by the coding sequence ATGACTGAGCCATCATCAGCAGCAGAGCCCTCAACACCTCCTACAGCTCCCGCACCCATACCCCGACTTCAGACACCGTATGAGCTGGGTTGGAAGATCATTCAACTCCTCTACCATTTTGAGAAATGCAACGCTCACCGCTTCCAGTGGATAGTGGCGAGGTTTAAGGGTAAAGACCCTGGGCCACCTCCTCCAAATACACCAGAGCCTGAGGCTGAGACCGAGGAGCTGGCACCAGAGGAGCCAGCAGCTAAAGCTGGCCAGGCAGTTGAGCCCCCTGAGCAGACACCGGCGAAGCCCACGGTTGAGTATGCAGTAGTTCAGAGAGTTGAGGAGCTGGTAGCTGGAGTCGAGCAGATAGTAGAGATGGCAGCAGAGCCAGCTGACCAGGCAGTTGACGAGCCGGCAGCTGAGACCACCATAGAGACATCCTGA